The Proteus terrae subsp. cibarius genome contains the following window.
TTTCAGTATTTCTGATTAGCTAGTTGCCAGTGGGATCACAAAAGTAATGAATAAAAACAAAAATGTTAAAAAAAGAATTTCTCTCATTATCGCTTTAGTCGTCGTAATCGCAGGGGGTTACGCCTATTGGCAATTTAATGCAGCAAAAACAGCGTCACCTGAAAATAAAGCGGCTCAAGCAACAAGCTCACAAAATCGAGGTACGTCTGGATCTCGTCGCCCACCGTTACCACCCGTTCAAGTTGCAACATCAACACAAGAAGATGTGCCGCAATTTTTATCGGCTTTAGGTACGGTAAAGGCCACAAATAGCGTAACTGTTACTAGCCGTGTTGAAGGCCAATTAATGGCATTACATTTCACGGAAGGACAACATGTTCAGAAAGGTGATTTATTAGCTGAAATTGACTCTCGCCCATTTGAAGTTCAATTAGCTCAAGCTAAAGGACAACTTGCAAAAGATCAGGCTACATTAGCTAATGCGCGTCTTGATTTAGCGCGTTATCAGAAATTAGCAAAAACCAATCTAGTCTCACAACAAGAGCTAGATAATCAGCAAGCTTTAGTAAAACAGTCTGAAGCGAGTATTCGTATTGATGAGGCCTCTATCAGTAATGCACAACTGCAACTCACTTACAGCAAAATCACAGCACCTATTTCAGGTCAAGTGGGTTTAAAACAAGTTGATGTTGGTAATTATATTTCTGGTGGCTCATCTACACCTATCGTCGTTATCAATCAAATGGATCCTGTTGATGTACTTTTTACATTGCCAGAACAAGATCTCGCGAAGGTTATTCAAGCACGTAAAAATAATGCAGATTTACCTGTCACCGCATTAGATAGAAATAATCAATTTGAGTTAGCTAAAGGAAAATTATTTAGTGTTGATAACCAAATTGATGCAACTACTGGCACTATAAAGTTAAAAGCGCGCTTCCCTCAGCAAGAGACAACTCTGTTTCCTAACCAATTTGTCAATGTCCGTCTTTATGTCACTACATTAGAAAAAGCGGTTGTTATTCCTAATGCAGCACTACAAATGGGTAATGAAGGTCACTTTGTTTGGGTTGTGGATAGCGAAAATAAAGTGAGTAAATTACGTGTTGAAGTTG
Protein-coding sequences here:
- a CDS encoding MdtA/MuxA family multidrug efflux RND transporter periplasmic adaptor subunit, yielding MNKNKNVKKRISLIIALVVVIAGGYAYWQFNAAKTASPENKAAQATSSQNRGTSGSRRPPLPPVQVATSTQEDVPQFLSALGTVKATNSVTVTSRVEGQLMALHFTEGQHVQKGDLLAEIDSRPFEVQLAQAKGQLAKDQATLANARLDLARYQKLAKTNLVSQQELDNQQALVKQSEASIRIDEASISNAQLQLTYSKITAPISGQVGLKQVDVGNYISGGSSTPIVVINQMDPVDVLFTLPEQDLAKVIQARKNNADLPVTALDRNNQFELAKGKLFSVDNQIDATTGTIKLKARFPQQETTLFPNQFVNVRLYVTTLEKAVVIPNAALQMGNEGHFVWVVDSENKVSKLRVEVALQNAEKVVIASGLSAEQRVVTDGVDRLTQGAKVDIVTPTVPKAKENNRVVTEKA